One genomic region from Desulfallas thermosapovorans DSM 6562 encodes:
- a CDS encoding AtpZ/AtpI family protein, producing MGEPKGKKNGALTAIAVTTTIGTELAITTLLGFYGGRLLDDKLGTEPWFLVAGVLAGVGLGIMGIVKTLQRFFPG from the coding sequence GTGGGGGAACCAAAGGGTAAGAAAAACGGGGCACTGACTGCCATAGCCGTCACCACCACCATCGGCACCGAGCTAGCCATCACTACCCTTTTGGGATTTTACGGTGGCAGGTTGCTGGATGACAAGCTGGGCACCGAACCCTGGTTTTTGGTGGCCGGTGTTTTGGCAGGCGTGGGCCTGGGCATTATGGGGATAGTTAAAACGCTGCAGCGGTTTTTCCCCGGTTGA